From a region of the Rhipicephalus microplus isolate Deutch F79 chromosome X, USDA_Rmic, whole genome shotgun sequence genome:
- the LOC119186276 gene encoding uncharacterized protein LOC119186276 translates to MLLFQAMLSCVLPCFNLASTSNAWINSRMDLLAPAALDLPVQPSSFDNASLAKQPWSYSDASIGMCTAANTYIRPPRPTFLGHGTAAKTVHSTMLLFQAMLSCVLPCFNLASTSNAWINSGMDLLAPAALDLPVQPSSFDNASLAKQPWSYSDASIGMCTAANTYIRPPRPTFLGHGTAAKTAHSNMLLFQERYVRLQDQ, encoded by the coding sequence ATGCTGCTTTTCCAGGCGATGCTCTCCTGTGTCCTGCCCTGCTTCAACTTGGCTTCGACTTCAAATGCTTGGATTAATAGCCGAATGGATCTACTGGCGCCTGCAGCATTGGATCTACCCGTGCAGCCAAGTTCATTCGACAACGCGAGCCTCGCCAAGCAACCCTGGTCGTACAGTGACGCGTCCATTGGGATGTGCACCGCAGCGAACACATATATACGCCCACCGAGACCAACCTTCCTTGGGCACGGCACCGCAGCGAAAACGGTGCACTCAACTATGCTGCTATTCCAGGCGATGCTCTCCTGTGTCCTGCCCTGCTTCAACTTGGCTTCGACTTCAAATGCTTGGATTAATAGCGGAATGGATCTACTGGCGCCTGCAGCATTGGATCTACCCGTGCAGCCAAGTTCATTCGACAACGCGAGCCTCGCCAAGCAACCCTGGTCGTACAGTGACGCGTCCATTGGGATGTGCACCGCGGCGAACACATATATACGCCCACCGAGACCAACCTTCCTTGGGCACGGCACCGCAGCGAAAACGGCGCACTCAAATATGCTGCTTTTCCAG